Below is a genomic region from Actinoallomurus bryophytorum.
ACGCGGGCCCTGCGTGTCCACGACCTCGCGCAGCGAGGGACCCTCGATGTACTCGCTCACCAGGTAGGGCGTGTCGCCCTCCACGTCGGCGTCGAGGATCCGGGCCGTACAGAACGGCGCGACCCGTTTGGCGCTCGCGAGCTCCCCGGCGAACCGGGCGCGTGCCTTGGTGTCACCGCTGAACTGCGCGTGCAGGAGCTTGACGGCCACCGGCTCGCCGTCCGGGTCCTCGCCGAGGTAGACGACTCCCTGGCCGCCCTCCCCGAGACGCCCGGTCAGGCGGTAGGAGCCGAGCCGCTCAGGGTCGTTGGCCCGGAGAGGAGTGGTCTCCGGCATGGGTGTGCCTCCCAGCGGTCACGGCTTGGTGAGCGTCGCGTTCGCGAACGAGGCGCCGTACGAGGTCCTGCTGATCTGCCAGTCCATGGAGGAACCGCTCAGCGTCATCGTCACGTACGAGGACGTCGGGCACTTGCCGCCGGTCTGGTTGACCAGCGTCTGGCTGAACACCACCTTGGACTCGCTCGAGCTGTTCGGATCCATGGTCATCGAGCCGGAGCAGTTGCCGTAGTCGGCGGTGCCGAACCGGGAGTCGGACGTGAGGGTGATGGTGACGTTGAACGCGCCCTGGTCCGCGCCCGGGTCCGTGTTGTGCCCGGAGCCCTTCCAGATGCCGACATAGGAGTCCGGAACGCCGTAGTGCGACGGAGTGTAGGTCGGGATGTTGTCCACGTCGTCTTTGGTCTTGTGCAGGAACCCGGCGGCAATGGCGACCGGCACGCCGACGACGAGCAGCACGAAGACCACGCAGCCGATGAGGACGAAGATCGGAGCGTTGGACTTGCGCCGCGGCGGCGGTGGCGTGAAGCGAGGAGGCGGCGGTGCCTGGCGCTGCTGCTGCCAGGGCGGTGGCGTCTGCTGACCGCCCATCATCATCGGCGGGTTGGGCGTCGACGGGCCCGGCATCATCGGCGGCGGCGTGTTGATCAGAGGCGGGGGCGGCGGCGTGTGGACGATCGGCGGTGGGGGCGGCAGCTCGGCGGCGATCTGGGTGCCCCGGTCGAGCAGGTCCTCACGGTCGGCCGAGGGGCCGGGCGTCGCGCCGACCTGGCCGAGCAGGCGCAGCAGCAGCTGGTGCGCGGCCGGTCGCCGGCGAGGATTTTTGTCCAGCGCGGCGCCGACCAGCTCGCGCATGGTGCCGGTGAGGCGGGAGAGGTCCGGTTCCTCGTTCAGGATCCGGTTGATGATCACGGGGAGGGTCTCGGCCTCGAAGGGGGAGTGACCCGTCGCCGCGAAGACCATCGTCGCGCCCCACGCGAAGATGTCGACCGCGGCCGTCAGGGGCTCGCCGGTGAGCTGCTCGGGCGCGAGGTAGCCGGGAGTGCCGACCACCATGCCGGTGGCGGTGACGGAGCTCTGCTGGGAGTTGATCGAGCGCGCGATGCCGAAGTCCACGACCCGTGGCCCGTCGGCCGCGAGCAGCACGTTGTTGGGCTTGAAGTCACGGTGGACGAT
It encodes:
- a CDS encoding serine/threonine-protein kinase gives rise to the protein MPDAAPLEPGDPGSLGQYQVVGKLGEGGQGAVYLGRSPSGDHVAIKLLHAQMNTDSSARTRFAREVEAAQKVSPFCTAQVLDYDLHGRPPYIISEFIDGPPLYDVVLQEGSFRGASLERLAIGTATALAAIHEAGIVHRDFKPNNVLLAADGPRVVDFGIARSINSQQSSVTATGMVVGTPGYLAPEQLTGEPLTAAVDIFAWGATMVFAATGHSPFEAETLPVIINRILNEEPDLSRLTGTMRELVGAALDKNPRRRPAAHQLLLRLLGQVGATPGPSADREDLLDRGTQIAAELPPPPPIVHTPPPPPLINTPPPMMPGPSTPNPPMMMGGQQTPPPWQQQRQAPPPPRFTPPPPRRKSNAPIFVLIGCVVFVLLVVGVPVAIAAGFLHKTKDDVDNIPTYTPSHYGVPDSYVGIWKGSGHNTDPGADQGAFNVTITLTSDSRFGTADYGNCSGSMTMDPNSSSESKVVFSQTLVNQTGGKCPTSSYVTMTLSGSSMDWQISRTSYGASFANATLTKP